A section of the Sceloporus undulatus isolate JIND9_A2432 ecotype Alabama chromosome 3, SceUnd_v1.1, whole genome shotgun sequence genome encodes:
- the LOC121925995 gene encoding MAM and LDL-receptor class A domain-containing protein 1-like, which yields MPVRSCNSVDMVKSPTTTTTTTKTKTTTPILTPGPSTSCNFSCSFDVDFCSWTQSDTDSFDWTRHKGPTSSTTTGPSYDHTTGEGYFIYLESNDANPGDMAHLVSPTCASLRPHCFHFWYHMYGVARTMALHVYVVSGDGAPELVWSQMGNKGNRWNKGDITITHTGRLQIILEGVRGEDFRSDVAVDDISVTEGYCPESCVVSGDPHYYTFDKQTHHFMGNCTYTLSQLCDSNISLLPYFNVEATNEHRWGNTQVSYVRSVDADVHGIRVTLEKGGNCEGQWKGSRCPLHTNTRCVHLAQWLLHSGFNRLWVESQI from the exons ATGCCTGTTAGGTCTTGCAACTCTGTTGATATGGTGAAAT CTCCTacaaccactaccaccaccaccaaaactaAGACAACCACCCCAATCCTTACACCAG GTCCCTCCACTTCATGCAACTTCTCCTGCTCCTTCGATGTGGACTTCTGCTCCTGGACACAGTCAGACACTGACAGCTTTGACTGGACACGACACAAGGGACCAACGTCCTCAACAACCACAGGACCCTCTTATGACCACACCACAGGAG AGGGCTACTTCATCTATCTGGAAAGCAACGACGCCAACCCAGGGGACATGGCACACCTAGTCAGCCCCACCTGCGCCTCCCTCCGACCCCATTGCTTCCACTTCTGGTATCACATGTATGGAGTGGCCCGCACAATGGCTCTGCATGTCTATGTGGTCTCTGGTGATGGAGCTCCTGAGCTGGTCTGGTCTCAGATGGGGAACAAGGGCAACCGGTGGAATAAAGGAGACATCACTATCACTCACACAGGAAGGCTGCAG ATAATCCTGGAAGGCGTGCGGGGAGAAGACTTCCGCAGCGATGTAGCTGTGGATGACATTTCTGTGACAGAGGGATACTGCCCAG AGTCCTGTGTGGTGTCAGGCGACCCCCATTACTACACCTTCGACAAGCAAACCCACCACTTCATGGGCAACTGCACCTACACCCTCTCCCAGCTGTGTGACTCCAACATCTCCCTCCTGCCCTATTTCAATGTGGAAGCGACAAATGAACACAGATGGGGCAACACCCAGGTGTCCTATGTTAGAAGCGTGGACGCTGATGTCCACGGCATCCGGGTCACACTGGAGAAAGGGGGGAACTGTGAAG GTCAATGGAAAGGAAGCCGATGTCCCCTCCACACCAACACCCGGTGTGTACATCTGGCCCAGTGGCTTCTACACAGTGGTTTCAACCGACTTTGGGTTGAGAGTCAAATTTGA